In Stenotrophomonas sp. 610A2, one DNA window encodes the following:
- the rplQ gene encoding 50S ribosomal protein L17, producing the protein MRHMKSGRKFNRTSAHREAMFKNMAASLFKHQLIKTTLPKAKELRRVAEPLITLAKVDSVANRRLAFARLRDKEAVGVLFTILGPRYANRPGGYLRLLKCGFRAGDNAPMAYVELVDRPVAVAEEVGE; encoded by the coding sequence ATGCGTCACATGAAGTCGGGCCGCAAGTTCAACCGTACCAGCGCCCACCGCGAAGCAATGTTCAAGAACATGGCTGCGTCGCTGTTCAAGCACCAGCTGATCAAGACCACCCTGCCGAAGGCCAAGGAACTGCGCCGCGTTGCCGAGCCGCTGATCACCCTGGCCAAGGTTGATTCGGTTGCCAACCGTCGTCTGGCGTTCGCCCGCCTGCGTGACAAGGAAGCCGTAGGCGTCCTGTTCACCATCCTGGGCCCGCGCTACGCCAACCGTCCGGGCGGCTACCTGCGCCTGCTGAAGTGCGGTTTCCGCGCTGGCGACAACGCTCCGATGGCTTACGTTGAACTGGTTGACCGTCCGGTCGCCGTTGCGGAAGAAGTCGGCGAGTAA
- a CDS encoding disulfide bond formation protein B → MNPLRWSFRAQCLLGLLTCAGLLAFAIYMQIQMGLEPCPLCIYQRIAFAAVGVLFLLGALHGPSSRGGRAGYGVLTFLAAVVGIGIAGRHVYVQLLPKDLGSSCGPPLSFLAETMGPFEVFRTVLTGTGDCGNIDWTFLGLSMPMWSLVWFVLLAGWALYAGLRARKKRLI, encoded by the coding sequence ATGAACCCTTTGCGTTGGAGTTTCCGCGCGCAGTGCCTGCTGGGCTTGCTGACCTGTGCTGGCCTGCTCGCATTTGCGATCTACATGCAGATCCAGATGGGGCTGGAGCCATGCCCGCTGTGCATCTACCAGCGCATCGCGTTCGCCGCCGTCGGCGTGTTGTTCCTGCTCGGGGCATTGCACGGGCCGAGCAGTCGCGGTGGTCGTGCCGGCTATGGCGTGTTGACCTTCCTGGCAGCCGTGGTGGGCATCGGCATCGCCGGGCGCCACGTCTACGTGCAGTTGTTGCCGAAGGACCTGGGCAGCAGCTGTGGCCCGCCGCTGAGCTTCCTGGCTGAAACCATGGGGCCGTTCGAGGTGTTCCGCACCGTGCTGACCGGCACTGGTGACTGCGGCAACATCGACTGGACCTTCCTCGGCCTGAGCATGCCGATGTGGAGCCTGGTGTGGTTTGTACTGCTTGCGGGTTGGGCGCTGTATGCCGGTCTGCGCGCACGCAAAAAACGTTTGATCTGA
- a CDS encoding class II 3-deoxy-7-phosphoheptulonate synthase: MNATSSPSSAATASSWAPDSWRGKPALQMPTYPDAQALEEALSELRQLPPLVTSWEIFALKQQLADAQEGKRFLLQGGDCAENFVDCESGTISNRLKVLLQMSLVLVHGLRTPVIRVGRFAGQYAKPRSADTETRDGVTLRSYRGDVINAPAFTEAARLPDPQRMITAHSRSALTMNFVRALIDGGFADLHHPEYWNLAWMRCSPLAEEYQEMVASIGDAVRFMETLSGSQVHNLNRVDFYTSHEALLLPYEQALTRQVPRQNGWFNLSTHYPWIGMRTAALDGAHVEYLRGVRNPIAIKVGPSVQPDQLLRLIDVLNPEDEPGRLSFIHRMGAAQIADKLPPLLDAIKRDGRRVLWVCDAMHGNTESTSNGYKTRRFDNIRSEVEMSFDLHAAAGTRLGGVHLELTGEDVTECTGGARELTERDLERAYRSSVDPRLNYEQSLEIAMAIVRKQG, translated from the coding sequence ATGAACGCTACTTCCTCCCCGTCATCCGCCGCCACCGCCAGCAGCTGGGCGCCGGATAGCTGGCGTGGCAAGCCCGCGCTGCAGATGCCGACCTATCCCGATGCGCAGGCGCTGGAAGAGGCGCTCAGCGAATTGCGGCAGCTGCCGCCGCTGGTGACCTCGTGGGAGATCTTCGCGCTCAAGCAGCAGCTGGCCGATGCGCAGGAAGGCAAGCGCTTCCTGTTGCAGGGCGGTGACTGCGCGGAGAACTTCGTCGACTGCGAATCGGGCACGATCTCCAACCGGCTCAAGGTGCTGCTGCAGATGAGCCTGGTGCTCGTGCACGGCCTGCGCACGCCGGTGATCCGCGTGGGTCGCTTCGCCGGCCAGTACGCCAAGCCGCGCTCGGCCGATACCGAAACCCGTGATGGCGTGACCTTGCGCAGCTATCGTGGCGACGTGATCAATGCGCCTGCGTTCACCGAGGCCGCGCGCCTGCCGGATCCGCAGCGGATGATCACCGCGCACTCGCGCTCGGCGCTGACCATGAACTTCGTGCGTGCGCTGATCGATGGTGGTTTCGCCGACCTGCACCATCCCGAATACTGGAACCTTGCGTGGATGCGTTGCTCGCCGTTGGCCGAGGAGTACCAGGAGATGGTGGCCTCGATCGGTGACGCCGTGCGCTTCATGGAGACCTTGTCGGGCTCGCAGGTGCACAACCTCAATCGGGTGGATTTCTACACCTCGCACGAGGCTTTGCTGTTGCCCTACGAGCAGGCACTGACCCGGCAGGTGCCGCGCCAGAACGGCTGGTTCAACCTGAGCACGCACTATCCGTGGATCGGCATGCGCACGGCGGCGCTGGATGGCGCGCATGTGGAGTACCTGCGCGGTGTGCGTAATCCTATTGCGATCAAGGTGGGGCCGTCGGTGCAACCGGATCAGCTGCTGCGCCTGATCGATGTGCTGAACCCGGAAGACGAGCCGGGCCGTCTGAGCTTCATCCATCGCATGGGTGCGGCGCAGATTGCTGACAAGCTGCCGCCGCTGCTGGACGCGATCAAGCGCGATGGCCGTCGCGTGCTATGGGTCTGCGACGCCATGCATGGCAATACCGAGAGCACCAGCAACGGCTATAAGACGCGTCGCTTCGACAACATCCGCAGCGAGGTCGAGATGTCCTTCGACCTGCACGCAGCGGCCGGTACGCGCCTGGGGGGCGTGCACCTGGAGTTGACCGGCGAGGATGTCACCGAATGCACCGGTGGCGCACGTGAGCTCACCGAGCGCGATCTGGAGCGTGCCTACCGCTCCAGCGTCGATCCGCGCCTGAACTACGAGCAGTCGCTGGAAATCGCCATGGCCATCGTCCGCAAGCAGGGCTGA
- a CDS encoding REP-associated tyrosine transposase has product MSSPKLHVGRFSLPNNIYSITTVTAGRVSLFANRKNAEQVIEALRHCELAGICHSLAWVVMPDHLHWLLQLQSGSLGGCLQRLKSRSARAINSAGSIWQAGYHDHAIRRDESLRGVANYLLHNPVRAGLCERAQDYPYAWCRWDWQL; this is encoded by the coding sequence ATGTCCAGTCCAAAATTGCACGTAGGGCGTTTCTCGCTGCCCAACAACATCTACTCAATCACTACGGTAACCGCTGGGCGTGTGTCGCTGTTTGCGAATCGCAAGAACGCCGAGCAGGTGATTGAAGCACTCCGTCATTGCGAGCTCGCGGGCATCTGCCACAGCCTTGCCTGGGTGGTAATGCCGGATCACCTGCATTGGCTGCTACAGCTTCAATCCGGATCGCTGGGCGGTTGCCTGCAGCGGCTGAAATCGCGATCAGCAAGAGCTATTAATAGTGCCGGATCAATCTGGCAGGCCGGCTATCACGACCATGCAATCAGGCGCGATGAATCGCTGCGTGGCGTAGCCAACTATCTGCTGCACAACCCGGTGCGGGCTGGCCTATGCGAACGGGCGCAGGACTATCCATATGCGTGGTGCAGATGGGACTGGCAGCTCTGA
- a CDS encoding DUF2127 domain-containing protein, protein MTDKTPYNPDPHAHPGLAAIALLEAGKAVLAFLAAAGLEISGPAPLRTIINALIHRAGGDPENGAFSSLLGMITPDTVHLGAAVLVGYGLLRVLEAWGLWRAKAWASWLGCISAALYLPLDFYAIVKHPGWASWLLLAVNLLVVWVLARDLGKRHRKR, encoded by the coding sequence TTGACTGACAAAACGCCCTACAACCCGGATCCGCATGCGCATCCGGGACTGGCAGCCATCGCGCTGCTGGAAGCGGGAAAGGCCGTACTGGCCTTTCTCGCCGCGGCAGGCCTGGAGATCTCCGGGCCTGCCCCACTCCGCACCATCATCAATGCCCTGATCCACCGCGCAGGTGGTGACCCCGAGAACGGCGCGTTCTCGTCGCTGCTGGGCATGATCACCCCTGATACCGTTCACCTCGGCGCCGCTGTACTGGTCGGCTATGGGCTGCTGCGCGTGCTTGAAGCCTGGGGCCTGTGGCGCGCCAAGGCCTGGGCATCATGGCTGGGCTGCATCTCCGCCGCGCTGTACCTGCCACTGGACTTCTACGCCATCGTCAAACACCCCGGCTGGGCCTCCTGGCTGCTGTTGGCGGTCAACCTGCTGGTCGTCTGGGTGCTGGCCCGCGACCTCGGCAAGCGCCACCGCAAGCGCTGA
- the typA gene encoding translational GTPase TypA — MSIENLRNIAIVAHVDHGKTTLVDQLLKQSGTLSERTVLAERVMDSNDQEKERGITILAKNTAIKWNGNRINIVDTPGHADFGGEVERVLSMVDSVLILVDAMDGPMPQTRFVTQKAFAMGFKPIVVVNKVDRPGARPEWVIDQVFDLFDKLGATNEQLDFPIVYASGLNGYAGLEDTVRDGDMTPLYEAIMKYVPVPEVEADGPFQMRISQLDYNNFVGVIGIGRIQRGKVKKNQSVAVIDREGKKRQGKVLQVLGFMGLERIEVEEAQAGDIIAISGIQELTISDTVCALDTPEALPALTVDEPTISMTFQVNNSPFAGNKDLSGGKFLTSRQLKERLERETVHNVALKVEQLEDADKFLVSGRGELHLSVLIETMRREGYELAVSRPEVIIKEIDGQMMEPIEQLVVDIEEQHQGGVMEKLGTRKGLLENMESDGKGRVRLDFKIPARGLIGFQNEFKTLTQGSGLLFHVFDHYGPKEQGAIAKRLNGVMIANAPGATPAYSLGPLQERGKLFAAEGDNVYEGQLIGIHSKDNDLTVNAIKTKPLTNMRASGKDDAIQLTPAIKFSLEQALDFIDDDELVEITPKEIRLRKKFLTESDRKKASRGG; from the coding sequence ATGTCCATCGAAAATCTTCGCAACATCGCCATCGTCGCCCACGTCGATCATGGCAAGACCACCCTCGTCGACCAGCTGCTCAAGCAGTCCGGCACCCTGTCCGAGCGTACGGTACTTGCCGAGCGCGTAATGGACAGCAACGACCAGGAAAAGGAACGCGGCATCACCATCCTGGCCAAGAACACGGCCATCAAGTGGAATGGCAACCGCATCAACATCGTCGACACCCCCGGACACGCCGACTTCGGCGGCGAAGTGGAGCGCGTGCTGTCGATGGTCGACTCGGTGCTGATCCTGGTTGACGCGATGGACGGCCCGATGCCGCAGACCCGTTTCGTCACCCAGAAGGCCTTCGCGATGGGCTTCAAGCCGATCGTCGTGGTCAACAAGGTAGACCGCCCGGGCGCCCGTCCGGAATGGGTCATCGACCAGGTGTTCGACCTGTTCGACAAGCTCGGCGCCACCAATGAGCAGCTCGACTTCCCGATCGTCTACGCCTCGGGCCTGAACGGCTACGCCGGCCTGGAAGACACCGTCCGCGACGGCGACATGACCCCGCTGTACGAAGCGATCATGAAGTACGTGCCGGTGCCGGAAGTCGAGGCCGACGGCCCGTTCCAGATGCGCATCAGCCAGCTGGACTACAACAACTTCGTTGGCGTGATCGGCATTGGCCGCATCCAGCGCGGCAAGGTCAAGAAGAACCAGTCCGTCGCGGTCATCGACCGTGAAGGGAAGAAGCGCCAGGGCAAGGTCCTGCAGGTACTGGGCTTCATGGGCCTGGAGCGCATCGAAGTCGAGGAAGCACAGGCTGGCGACATCATCGCCATCTCCGGCATCCAGGAACTGACCATCTCCGACACCGTCTGCGCCCTGGACACCCCGGAAGCGCTGCCGGCACTGACCGTCGACGAGCCGACCATCTCGATGACCTTCCAGGTCAACAACTCGCCGTTCGCAGGCAACAAGGACCTGTCCGGCGGCAAGTTCCTGACCAGCCGCCAGCTGAAGGAGCGCCTGGAGCGCGAGACCGTGCACAACGTGGCACTGAAGGTCGAGCAGCTCGAAGACGCCGACAAGTTCCTGGTCTCCGGCCGCGGCGAGCTGCACCTGTCGGTGCTGATCGAAACCATGCGCCGTGAAGGCTACGAGCTGGCCGTATCGCGCCCGGAAGTGATCATCAAGGAAATCGATGGTCAGATGATGGAGCCGATCGAGCAACTGGTCGTCGATATCGAAGAGCAGCACCAGGGCGGCGTGATGGAAAAGCTGGGCACCCGCAAGGGCCTGCTTGAGAACATGGAGTCCGACGGCAAGGGCCGTGTTCGCCTTGATTTCAAGATCCCGGCGCGTGGCCTGATCGGTTTCCAGAACGAGTTCAAGACCCTGACCCAGGGTTCTGGCCTGCTGTTCCACGTGTTCGACCATTACGGCCCGAAGGAACAGGGCGCCATCGCCAAGCGCCTGAATGGCGTGATGATCGCCAATGCCCCGGGCGCAACCCCGGCTTACTCGCTGGGCCCGCTGCAGGAACGCGGCAAGCTGTTCGCTGCTGAAGGCGACAACGTGTACGAAGGCCAGCTGATCGGTATCCACTCCAAGGACAACGACCTGACCGTCAACGCGATCAAGACCAAGCCGCTGACCAATATGCGCGCTTCGGGCAAGGACGATGCGATCCAGCTGACCCCGGCGATCAAGTTCTCGCTGGAACAGGCCCTGGACTTCATCGACGACGACGAGCTGGTGGAAATCACCCCGAAGGAAATTCGTCTGCGCAAGAAGTTCCTGACCGAAAGCGACCGCAAGAAGGCGTCGCGCGGCGGCTGA
- a CDS encoding peptidylprolyl isomerase — MSLIANFDTSRGLIKVELHADKAPLTVANFVNLVKHGFYDGLAFHRVIADFMIQGGCPEGSGRGGPGYRFEDETKNGVRHERGVLSMANAGPNTNGSQFFITHIKTDWLDGKHTVFGKVLEGLDVVDAIQQGDAINKITLEGDTDAVLAAKADRVAEWNKILAA; from the coding sequence ATGTCGCTGATCGCCAATTTCGACACCTCCCGCGGCCTGATCAAGGTTGAGCTGCATGCCGACAAGGCACCGCTGACCGTGGCCAACTTCGTCAACCTGGTGAAGCACGGCTTCTATGACGGCCTCGCTTTCCACCGTGTCATCGCCGACTTCATGATCCAGGGCGGCTGCCCGGAAGGCTCCGGCCGCGGCGGCCCGGGCTACCGTTTCGAGGACGAGACCAAGAACGGCGTGCGCCACGAGCGCGGCGTGCTGTCCATGGCCAATGCCGGCCCGAATACCAATGGCAGCCAGTTCTTCATCACCCACATCAAGACCGATTGGCTTGATGGCAAGCACACCGTGTTTGGCAAGGTGCTCGAAGGCCTGGACGTGGTTGACGCGATCCAGCAGGGCGATGCGATCAACAAGATCACCCTGGAAGGCGATACCGACGCCGTGCTGGCCGCCAAGGCCGACCGCGTCGCCGAGTGGAACAAGATCCTCGCCGCCTGA
- a CDS encoding malate dehydrogenase: MKAPVRVAVTGAAGNIGYALLFRIASGEMLGKDQPVILQLLEIDNEKAQAALQGVVMELEDCAFPLLAGVVTTADPLVAFKDVDVALLVGARPRGPGMERKDLLLENAKIFTVQGKALNAVAKRDVKVLVVGNPANTNAYIAMKSAPDLNPKNFTAMLRLDHNRALSQLAAKTGKTVESFEQFTVWGNHSPTMYPDYRFATTGGAKVAELINDQEWNANTFIPTVGKRGAAIIAARGLSSAASAANAAIDHIHDWVLGSNGKWVTMGVPSDGSYGIPEGVVFGFPVTTENGEYTIIKDLPIDDFSKKYIDITLGELEEERAGVADLL, from the coding sequence ATGAAAGCACCCGTTCGTGTTGCCGTAACCGGCGCTGCCGGCAATATCGGTTATGCACTGCTGTTCCGCATCGCATCTGGCGAAATGCTGGGCAAGGACCAGCCGGTCATCCTGCAGCTGCTCGAAATCGACAACGAAAAGGCCCAGGCCGCCCTGCAGGGTGTGGTCATGGAACTGGAAGACTGCGCGTTCCCGCTGCTGGCCGGCGTGGTGACCACCGCTGACCCGCTGGTTGCCTTCAAGGACGTCGACGTGGCCCTGCTGGTCGGCGCGCGTCCGCGCGGCCCGGGCATGGAGCGCAAGGACCTGCTGCTCGAGAACGCCAAGATCTTCACCGTGCAGGGCAAGGCCCTGAACGCCGTCGCCAAGCGTGACGTGAAGGTGCTGGTGGTCGGCAACCCGGCCAACACCAACGCCTACATCGCAATGAAGTCGGCTCCGGACCTGAACCCGAAGAACTTCACCGCCATGCTGCGCCTGGACCACAACCGCGCCCTGAGCCAGCTGGCTGCCAAGACCGGCAAGACCGTGGAGAGCTTCGAGCAGTTCACCGTGTGGGGCAACCACAGCCCGACCATGTACCCGGACTACCGCTTCGCCACCACCGGCGGCGCCAAGGTTGCCGAGCTGATCAACGATCAGGAATGGAACGCCAACACCTTCATCCCGACCGTCGGCAAGCGCGGCGCAGCGATCATCGCCGCCCGTGGCCTGTCCTCGGCCGCCTCGGCTGCCAACGCCGCCATCGACCACATCCATGACTGGGTGCTGGGCAGCAACGGCAAGTGGGTGACCATGGGCGTGCCGTCCGACGGTTCCTACGGCATTCCGGAAGGCGTTGTGTTCGGCTTCCCGGTGACCACCGAGAACGGCGAGTACACCATCATCAAGGACCTGCCGATCGACGACTTCTCCAAGAAGTACATCGACATCACCCTGGGTGAGCTGGAAGAAGAGCGCGCTGGCGTTGCCGACCTGCTGTAA
- a CDS encoding RluA family pseudouridine synthase — MTDKIALHYIDEALLVAEKPAGLLSVPGRLPENQDCVVARLQQQYPDALTVHRLDQVTSGLMLYARGKAMQVALSKQFEQRQVSKRYEALVQGLVEGESGEIDLPLICDWPNRPKQMVSFELGKPSLTRWRVLARDVVAQTTRVELEPVTGRSHQLRLHLASIGHPIVGDVMYDAQPALRVCLHARRLGFVHPLTGVALEFVSECPF; from the coding sequence ATGACTGACAAGATTGCTTTGCACTACATCGACGAGGCGCTGCTGGTGGCTGAAAAGCCGGCCGGTCTGCTGTCTGTTCCTGGGCGTCTGCCGGAGAACCAGGACTGCGTTGTAGCGCGTCTGCAGCAGCAGTATCCGGATGCGTTGACCGTGCATCGGCTGGATCAGGTGACATCTGGATTGATGTTGTATGCACGTGGCAAGGCAATGCAGGTCGCGCTGTCCAAACAGTTCGAGCAGCGACAGGTCAGCAAGCGCTATGAAGCGCTGGTGCAGGGATTGGTTGAGGGCGAATCCGGCGAAATCGATCTGCCATTGATCTGCGATTGGCCGAACCGGCCGAAGCAGATGGTGAGTTTTGAACTGGGCAAGCCGTCCTTGACGCGTTGGCGGGTATTGGCGCGGGATGTGGTTGCGCAGACCACACGGGTTGAACTGGAACCGGTGACCGGACGCAGCCATCAGCTGCGCTTGCACCTGGCAAGCATTGGGCATCCGATCGTGGGCGATGTGATGTATGACGCGCAGCCTGCACTGCGGGTTTGCCTGCATGCGCGGCGCCTGGGGTTTGTGCACCCGCTGACTGGGGTGGCGCTGGAGTTTGTTTCTGAGTGTCCTTTCTAG
- a CDS encoding suppressor of fused domain protein: MAQENSGEISTAGWDAINAAMVALYPGQEPRHFGTLLSHTLGGNDPLDGISVYWSASPRPHWHYVSYGFSELYDKQSDDPQESGFGFELTFRLAAQAGDDKRGEPPAWPMNLMQNLARYVFSSGNVFEAGHHLDANGPIALDTETRLRHLAFVADPQLPAIDTANGRLHFLQLVGLSDEEMAAVKRWSTQGVLATLEPAMPLWITELERDSLLADPSIAAQLEAGSQREGSSTGMLFVETLEWSADGATTTLVLGAGQVASVLELLPLRLHHDKPLVILGKDRQWRFEPGLSDDVQSDDDSARCVLSDASLKAMLASVRAERGLYPMPGGKLQIEVRPSLLRDGQGKVIREIG, translated from the coding sequence ATGGCGCAGGAAAACAGCGGCGAAATCAGCACCGCAGGCTGGGACGCGATCAACGCGGCAATGGTGGCGCTGTATCCGGGACAGGAGCCGCGCCATTTCGGCACGCTGCTTTCGCATACGCTGGGCGGCAACGATCCCTTGGACGGCATCAGTGTCTATTGGAGCGCGTCTCCGCGTCCGCATTGGCATTACGTCAGCTACGGCTTTTCCGAGCTGTACGACAAGCAGAGTGATGATCCGCAGGAAAGCGGTTTCGGTTTCGAGCTTACCTTTCGTCTGGCTGCACAGGCAGGTGATGACAAGCGCGGCGAGCCCCCGGCGTGGCCGATGAACCTGATGCAGAACCTTGCGCGCTATGTGTTCAGCAGCGGCAATGTGTTCGAGGCCGGTCACCATCTGGATGCAAATGGTCCGATCGCATTGGATACCGAAACCCGATTGCGACATCTGGCCTTTGTTGCCGACCCACAGTTGCCTGCGATCGACACCGCCAATGGTCGCCTGCATTTCCTGCAGCTGGTGGGTTTGAGCGATGAGGAGATGGCAGCGGTAAAACGCTGGTCAACACAGGGTGTGCTGGCGACATTGGAGCCGGCGATGCCGTTGTGGATCACCGAGCTGGAGCGCGATTCGCTGTTGGCCGATCCCAGCATCGCCGCGCAGCTTGAAGCGGGCAGCCAGCGCGAGGGTTCCAGCACCGGCATGTTGTTCGTCGAGACCTTGGAATGGTCGGCCGACGGCGCTACCACCACACTGGTGCTGGGCGCAGGGCAGGTTGCCAGCGTGCTCGAACTGTTGCCATTGCGCCTGCATCATGACAAACCGCTGGTGATACTCGGCAAGGATCGCCAATGGCGCTTCGAGCCCGGCCTGAGCGACGACGTACAGAGCGATGACGACAGCGCGCGCTGCGTGTTGTCCGATGCCAGCCTGAAGGCGATGCTGGCCAGCGTGCGTGCCGAGCGAGGCCTGTATCCGATGCCCGGCGGCAAGCTGCAGATCGAAGTGCGCCCAAGCTTGCTGCGCGACGGGCAGGGCAAAGTGATCCGCGAGATCGGCTGA
- a CDS encoding sensor histidine kinase: MIRLTLSQRLSLVFCALLLVCCGALAWIQMRSSRMHEQETVQRLSRGLAEHIARSGELMDARGLRDGEVRALFGKLMSVNPSVEVYLLDEEGRILGHDAPEGHLKRDRVDLAPVQSLLTGGKLPIFGDDPRSSSGRKVFNAAPLWVQGRQVGYIYVVLVGEQREALAADIAANANLRTTLWSLAIVAVFGLLAGLIAFRWVTRPLRQLTRRIQSFDVDSADPHLPLPPTPLRAGERDELSILQHSFSHLSQRVGEQWQQLRQQDLQRRELVANLSHDLRTPLSSLHGYLETLALKDASLSAEERQRYLGIALSQSHKVGRLAQALFELARLEHGGVVLELQAFSLPDLIQDVFQKFELAAQSRQQQLDAVIPAGLPPVEADLGLIERVLTNLLDNAIRHTPPGGRITVTLHAVDGDVQVSVSDTGPGIPLARREQLFSTLPALGSQRPDSGGLGLLIVHRILQLHHRQIHLLDSNEGASFVFSLPAARPR; encoded by the coding sequence ATGATCCGGCTGACGCTCTCGCAACGCCTGTCGCTGGTGTTCTGCGCACTGCTGCTGGTCTGCTGCGGCGCGCTGGCGTGGATACAGATGCGCAGCAGCCGCATGCACGAGCAGGAAACCGTGCAGCGCCTGTCGCGTGGTCTGGCCGAGCACATCGCACGCAGTGGCGAACTGATGGATGCACGCGGTCTGCGCGATGGTGAAGTGCGCGCGCTGTTCGGCAAGCTGATGTCGGTCAATCCCAGCGTCGAGGTCTACCTGCTTGACGAGGAAGGCCGCATCCTCGGCCATGACGCACCGGAAGGCCATCTCAAGCGTGATCGGGTTGATCTGGCACCGGTGCAATCACTACTTACTGGCGGCAAGCTGCCTATCTTCGGTGACGACCCGCGCAGCAGCAGTGGCCGCAAGGTATTCAACGCCGCACCGCTGTGGGTGCAGGGCCGTCAGGTCGGCTACATCTACGTCGTGCTGGTGGGCGAGCAGCGCGAAGCCCTGGCTGCGGATATCGCCGCCAACGCCAACCTGCGAACCACGTTGTGGTCACTGGCGATCGTGGCGGTGTTCGGCTTGCTGGCCGGGTTGATCGCATTCCGGTGGGTGACACGACCATTGCGCCAGCTGACCCGTCGCATCCAATCCTTCGATGTCGACAGCGCCGATCCGCACCTGCCGTTGCCACCCACGCCGCTGCGTGCCGGTGAACGCGATGAACTGAGCATCCTGCAGCACAGCTTCTCCCATCTCAGCCAACGCGTCGGCGAGCAATGGCAACAGCTGCGGCAGCAGGACCTGCAACGGCGCGAGCTGGTCGCCAATCTCTCGCACGACCTGCGCACGCCGCTGTCGTCCCTGCATGGCTACCTGGAGACGCTTGCACTGAAGGACGCCAGCCTCAGTGCCGAGGAACGCCAGCGCTACCTGGGTATCGCGCTGTCGCAGAGCCACAAGGTTGGCCGGCTTGCACAGGCGCTGTTCGAACTGGCGCGACTGGAACATGGCGGCGTTGTACTGGAACTACAGGCGTTCTCGCTGCCGGATCTGATCCAGGACGTCTTCCAGAAATTCGAACTGGCTGCACAGTCGCGGCAGCAGCAGCTCGACGCGGTGATTCCCGCCGGTCTGCCGCCGGTGGAAGCCGACCTCGGCCTGATCGAAAGGGTGCTGACCAACCTGCTAGACAACGCGATCCGGCATACCCCGCCAGGCGGGCGCATCACGGTTACCTTGCATGCAGTTGATGGCGACGTGCAGGTCAGCGTGTCCGATACCGGCCCCGGCATTCCGCTGGCACGCCGCGAACAGTTGTTCAGCACGCTGCCGGCGCTGGGCAGCCAGCGTCCGGACAGCGGCGGCCTGGGCTTGCTGATCGTGCACCGCATCCTGCAGCTGCACCATCGGCAGATCCACCTGCTCGACAGCAATGAAGGCGCAAGCTTCGTGTTCTCCTTGCCTGCGGCACGCCCGCGATAA
- a CDS encoding response regulator transcription factor, which translates to MSSNKRILIVEDDVHIANLLRMHLRDEGYDVTHATTGDEGLQLLEAGQWDALVLDLMLPGVDGLEICRRARAMTRYTPIIITSARASELHRILGLELGADDYLAKPFSMLELVARVKALLRRVEAMAQNARIDAGATEVAGLRIDPVARTAQVDARPLELTPREFDLLYFFARHPDQVYSRMELLNQVWGHQHDGYEHTVNTHINRLRNKIEHDPALPKRILTVWGRGYKLATDGGSAA; encoded by the coding sequence ATGAGCAGCAACAAACGCATCCTGATCGTCGAAGACGATGTCCACATCGCCAACCTGCTGCGCATGCACCTGCGTGACGAAGGCTATGACGTCACCCATGCGACGACTGGCGATGAAGGGCTGCAGCTGCTCGAGGCCGGGCAATGGGATGCCTTGGTGCTGGACCTGATGCTGCCGGGCGTGGATGGGCTGGAGATCTGCCGCCGCGCCCGCGCGATGACCCGCTACACGCCGATCATCATCACCAGCGCGCGGGCCAGCGAGCTGCACCGCATCCTCGGCTTGGAGCTGGGCGCCGACGACTATCTGGCCAAACCCTTCTCGATGCTGGAACTGGTCGCACGGGTGAAAGCCTTGCTGCGACGAGTCGAGGCGATGGCGCAGAACGCGCGCATCGATGCCGGCGCGACTGAAGTCGCTGGCCTGCGCATCGACCCGGTCGCGCGCACCGCGCAGGTGGATGCACGCCCGCTGGAACTGACCCCACGCGAATTCGACCTGCTGTATTTCTTCGCCCGCCACCCCGACCAGGTGTACTCGCGCATGGAACTGCTCAACCAGGTCTGGGGCCATCAACACGATGGCTACGAGCACACCGTCAATACCCACATCAACCGGCTGCGGAACAAGATCGAACACGACCCGGCGCTACCGAAGCGCATCCTCACTGTATGGGGCCGCGGCTACAAGCTCGCGACCGATGGCGGGAGCGCCGCATGA